The following DNA comes from Cytophagales bacterium.
TGACATTCAGTATTGGAAATGGCTTAGTACATACAGAATGGCAATTATTGAAAAAGATATAAAAAACTCTCTTGCCAAAGAATATTACGAAAAAGCAATTGAGTCCGCCAACTCTGATCAACAAGTTGCACTTGCGTTAATAGGTCTTGCAGACACGTATCGACTAAAAAAAAGTGATTCAGTTTTATCCAGCATAAATGAGGTGCAGGTTTTTCTTCAGGATTCTAAAGATGTTAATCTTTGGAGGGATTTAAATATTGTAAAAGCAAAGACTTTTTTGGAGTTCAATATGAGCAAGGACTCTCTCAGGAAAACAATAAATTCCTTAGATAGCTTACAAGATCTAAGTTTTGATCATCGTTTAGAAGCATTGATACGCATAATTGAAAGTAAATTCCACTTAGGCAATGAAAACATGGATGAAAGTCTTAAATCCATCTCCGTTGCTGTAAGGAGTTCAGAAAATCACAATGATAAAGACCGCCTCTCCGAAGCCCTCACCCAAAAATTTAATGTTCTTAACCATTTTGGTAGATACAAAGAAGCACTAGACGTAAAAGAAGAAGAGATCAAGGTCCAACAAGAGCTATTCAATGATCGCTCGGAAGCGGTTTATCAGATCCTGCGTACGCAAAATGAGATGGACAAGCAGGAAAGTACGATCGCGAACCAGCAATTGGAGATTGACAACAACAACCTGCAGATCACCCTCATGTACATCTCCATTGCTTTAGTGGTCAGTGCGCTGGTCTTTATTTTCTGGCAATACCGAACTCGAAGCAAATACGCTCAGAAACTGGAAACAATGTTCCTTGATTCCAGGCATCGGTACATGAACAACCTGCTTCTATTGAAAAACTGGTTCAATGAAGGAAAGACGGAGAATAATGATGAGATCATCTCCTTTGCTCAGAATCGCATAGATGCCATCTCTACGGTAAACCGACACCTGGACCGGCTTTCCTACAACAAAGACACCATCGAATCCCAATCTTTTCTGGAAGACATTTCTCACAACTTACTTGCTAATCGGGAATTCACTTCAGAGATCGAGAATGTACCTATCAATATGAGTGTGTCCGGTCCATTGGGCATGATCACCAACGAGATCATCACGAATGGCCTGAAATATGGAGAAGAACCCTACGCCATTCGCTTCCACAAAAACGGCCAGGGATATATACTGGAAATTGAAGACCATGGCCCCGGTATCGCTGATCCTGAGAAAAAAGGCACCGGCTCCAAAGTACTACGACTGCTGAGTCGCCAATTGAAAGGAGAGCTGACCTATGAAAACAAAGCGGACCATACTCCCGAAGGACGAGGCACGCTGGTGTCCCTCACCTTTAAAGGGTAGCTAAAAACTCCTCAATAGCAGTATAGCACAATTTCAGTTCCGCATCTGTAATGATGTAAGGCGGGATCATATAGATCACATTACCCAAAGGACGCAAAAGGATTTCTTTTTCCAGAAAATGGGCATAGATCTGATCTTTGATTGTGCTCACGTAACCGGGATCGTCCGCTTTAAGCTCCACCGCCAGAATCGTACCTGTACATCGAACATCAGCAACGATATCTGGCGGATTGAATGCGTCCACAAAACCCTGATGTGTTTTCGAAATCCTGGCAATCGCTTTTTGGGTTTTCTTTTTCAACAAGAGTTTACAACTGGCATTAGCAGCCGCACACGCCATGGGGTTCGCTGTGTAGGAATGCCCATGAAAAAAGGCTTTTCGCTTATCCGTACTATCAAAGGCTTTGGCAATCCGATCATTGACCGTGGTAACACCCATGGGAAGGAAACCACCGGTAATTCCTTTGGACAAGCAATAAATCTCAGGTTTGTGCTCAACATAATCACAAGCAAATGTCTTCCCAGTTCGCCCGAAACCTGTCATGACTTCATCGGCTATACAAATGATCTCCGAAGCCTGTGCCATTTCGATCAATTGATCCAATACTTCAGGGGAATACATCCGCATGCCACCTGCTCCCTGCACCAACGGCTCGAAAATAAAGGCAGCTACTTCATCTGTCGCTAGCTGCTTCATTGCCTGCAATGTGTTTTCTCCTGTCCCTTCCGGAAAAGGCAAATACTCCACATCAAAGAGGAAATCGGTGAACGGAACGTTGAAAATGGAAGTACGATCACCAACAGACATGGCCCCAAACGTATCGCCGTGATAAGCCCCTTCAATAGCGATGATCTTTTTTCGAGGCTTGCCCTGATTGAACCAATATTGAATGGACAATTTGATGGCCACTTCCGTAGCAGTACTGCCATTATCCGAATAAAACACTTTGGATTGATCGTCTGGCAACAACTCCAATAAAGTTTCTGAGAGCTTGATCGCAGGCTTATGCGTAAAGCCAGCAAAAATCACATGTTCCAATTCACGCGCTTGTTTAGCAATGGCTTTCGCAATTTTGGGATGTGAGTGCCCATGAACATTGACCCACCAGGAAGAGATCACATCCATGATCTTGCGATCGTCCTCCGTGTAGAGATAGAGACCTTTGGCATGGGTCACATAAAGTGGCTCATTTCCTGCCAGTGGCGAAAACGGATGCCATATATTGGCTCGGTCAGATGCAGACCAATCTTTCATATCAAATGTTTTTTAACTCCAGGAATTCCTTACTTCTTCTGCATACCGCTCTACCAAAACGGGGGTAACTGCTTCATGTTGCGCTACTTTAAACAGCAGGGGCCAGCCGGACTTCTCCAAGATGATGCGTTCGCTCTCTTCATTGGTAGGACCATTAAAGACAATCCCCTTCACCGGATATCCTCGCTGTTTCAACAACTCAATGGATAGTAGGGAATGATTGATACTGCCTAAATACAAGTTGCAGACCAGAATTACTTCCGCATTCACCACCGGCACCATGTCGACGATCACTTCTTCATCATTCAAAGGAACCATCAACCCACCAGCACCTTCGATGATCAGATCACGATTGGATACGGGAGGGTGAAAATCCTTCAAAGCAATGGTTACACCATCAATCCTGGCGGCTGCATGTGGTGAAGCGGGAGTTTGCAAGACATATCGCTCCCCGTAGAAACGAGAATCCGGAGAATCCGTCAATTGCCTGACGCTTTGGGTATCCGCAGGAAATCCTGCCTGTACGGGCTTCCAGTAATCTGCTCCGAGCGCCTGCACCAAAATGGAAGAAATGAGCGTTTTACCACTATCCGTTCCGATCGCTGTTACGAAATAATTCACGACGCGAAATTAATTGCGTCCTGATAACCCTTGCCCTCTTTAAAAGGTTATTTTCCTAAACATCTCTACACATGGTTCCTTTAAAACTCATGTACGCAGCCAATATTCTGGTAGCAGGCTGGATCAGTATTACCAGTTTATTCAATCCTACCATCGCACAGAAAACCGTCTTCTCCGGAAGTGTGGCCTACTCGGAAACCATCCGATTGGTAGGTGCATTATGGGGAGCCATTTTTATCTTATCCATACTGGGAATGGCATATCCAAAGCAGATGAG
Coding sequences within:
- the bioA gene encoding adenosylmethionine--8-amino-7-oxononanoate transaminase, with translation MKDWSASDRANIWHPFSPLAGNEPLYVTHAKGLYLYTEDDRKIMDVISSWWVNVHGHSHPKIAKAIAKQARELEHVIFAGFTHKPAIKLSETLLELLPDDQSKVFYSDNGSTATEVAIKLSIQYWFNQGKPRKKIIAIEGAYHGDTFGAMSVGDRTSIFNVPFTDFLFDVEYLPFPEGTGENTLQAMKQLATDEVAAFIFEPLVQGAGGMRMYSPEVLDQLIEMAQASEIICIADEVMTGFGRTGKTFACDYVEHKPEIYCLSKGITGGFLPMGVTTVNDRIAKAFDSTDKRKAFFHGHSYTANPMACAAANASCKLLLKKKTQKAIARISKTHQGFVDAFNPPDIVADVRCTGTILAVELKADDPGYVSTIKDQIYAHFLEKEILLRPLGNVIYMIPPYIITDAELKLCYTAIEEFLATL
- the bioD gene encoding dethiobiotin synthase, producing the protein MNYFVTAIGTDSGKTLISSILVQALGADYWKPVQAGFPADTQSVRQLTDSPDSRFYGERYVLQTPASPHAAARIDGVTIALKDFHPPVSNRDLIIEGAGGLMVPLNDEEVIVDMVPVVNAEVILVCNLYLGSINHSLLSIELLKQRGYPVKGIVFNGPTNEESERIILEKSGWPLLFKVAQHEAVTPVLVERYAEEVRNSWS